A window of Streptomyces armeniacus contains these coding sequences:
- a CDS encoding beta-N-acetylhexosaminidase translates to MVRTWFDRPKILVLCAALLGFAAVLGVSVWALSGDGDGSNGDAGAGSAEDTDATAPSATDSAPPTPKRPDRLGPAPEAVPAVRDWQPVRGPGWKPGDGGRVVADAGGPLEDEARLLARELNIPYAEGPARTGDVELRTAGTKGTADKADKGGTTARESYVLTSRDGRVRITGSSDAGVFYGTRTLLQTVRAQGGFADGVVRDRPDRAQRGFMLDIARKHFSAEWIEDRIREMGDLKLNQLQLHLSDDQAFRVESDSHPEVVSDPHLTKKQVRDIVRLAKSRHITVIPEIDSPGHLGAVLEKHPGLQLKNASGTPVQGAVDIANPDAAKIVDDLLNEYAELFPGPYWHLGGDEYRALMSEDPAAAYPELAAAARERYGARAGVQDLATAWLNDRAAVVRKHGKTPQVWNDGMHRGGTVKPSKGREVAYWTGKEIGEREPVEYLREGWKVVNLNDEFLYYVLGEPNDFTYPTGERIYEQWTPAVVRGTEPVPKALSGPDRILGGRFAVWCDLADSQTQEQVAKGIRMPLKATAQKLWDPREPRLNWREFNALADRVE, encoded by the coding sequence ATGGTACGTACGTGGTTCGACAGGCCAAAGATCCTCGTGCTCTGCGCGGCGCTCCTCGGATTCGCCGCCGTGCTGGGCGTCAGCGTCTGGGCGCTGTCCGGCGACGGCGACGGTTCGAACGGTGATGCCGGCGCCGGCAGCGCCGAGGACACCGACGCCACCGCCCCGTCGGCGACGGACTCCGCGCCGCCCACCCCGAAGCGCCCGGACCGGCTGGGCCCCGCCCCCGAGGCCGTGCCCGCCGTACGGGACTGGCAGCCCGTGCGCGGCCCCGGCTGGAAGCCGGGCGACGGCGGGCGCGTGGTCGCGGATGCCGGCGGGCCGCTGGAAGACGAGGCGCGGCTGCTCGCGCGCGAGCTGAACATCCCGTACGCGGAGGGCCCGGCCCGCACCGGCGACGTGGAGCTCCGTACGGCAGGCACGAAGGGCACGGCCGACAAGGCCGACAAGGGCGGCACAACCGCCCGCGAGAGCTACGTGCTCACCAGCCGCGACGGCCGCGTACGGATCACCGGCTCGTCCGACGCGGGCGTGTTCTACGGCACCCGCACGCTGCTCCAGACCGTACGGGCGCAGGGCGGCTTCGCCGACGGCGTGGTGCGGGACCGGCCGGACCGGGCGCAGCGCGGGTTCATGCTGGACATCGCGCGCAAGCACTTCAGCGCGGAGTGGATCGAGGACCGGATCCGCGAGATGGGCGATCTCAAGCTGAACCAGCTGCAGCTGCACCTCTCCGACGACCAGGCGTTCCGCGTCGAGAGCGACTCGCACCCCGAGGTGGTCTCCGATCCGCACCTCACGAAGAAGCAGGTGCGCGACATCGTGCGGCTGGCGAAGTCGCGGCACATCACGGTGATTCCGGAGATCGACTCGCCGGGCCACCTGGGCGCGGTGCTGGAGAAGCACCCCGGCCTGCAGCTGAAGAACGCGTCCGGCACCCCCGTGCAGGGCGCGGTGGACATCGCGAACCCGGACGCGGCGAAGATCGTGGACGATCTGCTGAACGAGTACGCGGAGCTGTTCCCGGGCCCGTACTGGCACTTGGGCGGCGACGAGTACCGCGCGCTGATGTCCGAGGACCCGGCGGCCGCCTATCCGGAGCTGGCCGCCGCCGCGCGCGAGCGGTACGGCGCGCGCGCCGGCGTGCAGGATCTCGCGACGGCGTGGCTGAACGACCGCGCTGCCGTCGTGCGGAAGCACGGCAAGACCCCGCAGGTGTGGAACGACGGGATGCACCGCGGCGGGACCGTCAAGCCGAGCAAGGGGCGCGAGGTCGCGTACTGGACGGGCAAGGAGATCGGCGAGCGCGAGCCGGTGGAGTATCTGCGGGAGGGGTGGAAGGTCGTCAACCTCAATGACGAGTTCCTCTACTACGTTCTCGGTGAGCCCAACGACTTCACCTATCCGACCGGCGAGCGTATCTACGAGCAGTGGACACCGGCCGTCGTACGCGGCACCGAGCCGGTGCCGAAGGCGCTCTCCGGGCCCGACCGCATCCTCGGCGGGCGCTTCGCCGTGTGGTGCGACCTGGCGGACAGCCAGACTCAGGAACAGGTCGCGAAGGGCATCCGGATGCCGCTGAAAGCCACCGCGCAGAAACTCTGGGATCCCCGTGAACCGCGCCTGAACTGGAGGGAGTTCAACGCGCTGGCGGACCGGGTGGAGTGA